Proteins found in one Brevibacillus brevis genomic segment:
- a CDS encoding ATP-binding protein, producing MHTMIKRSNHNRSHSKALISKYLLILLLFLAFLLGLRMFWFSFHTFPEHPPVVQGVLDMRGWDFENSPSISLDGEWEFFPNSFVTHEEFKQSSNDERQYVQVPGDWSSAFSRDSPSPYGYGTYRLRILVDQPLNQPYTLWVPQVEASSTVDVNGEILARVGVPATTAEAYTPQKASFTVTYNAGDAKVIEVLVRTANYHNPIEGGIIRSIYFGSQAAIDTERWYSIGFQMATFLILLLHGLYAGILYVLNARYKEFLVFLLLLSCVGIKVVSDYDNLLLLWIPIDYTWSIKVEVLAYIWQPLLMILLVRSLSDQGEKENSRPFRAYFSVLSLYSAVIVLGTAQWVYILAGTPFLVIIYFGPLLLFIFRISRMLIQNKHDAVFWLIAATSIFSNVIWSAIMEYQIIDIKYVFYPLDLIAALVSFSAYWFKRFFRNAEEKVKLTEQLKEADKLKDQFLAHTSHELRTPLHGIMNIAQTVVNNEKHIMGGRSTQDMELLITISRRMSHLLDDLLDVVRLQDKHIVLQKKPLHIQSVVSGIIGMLTYMVEGKPVQLKMDIPESIPPILADEKRIVQILFNLVHNALKFTEEGSVVVSAENVDGQVAIYVSDTGIGMDEQTKARIFLPYEQGAQATNGGGGIGLGLAICTQLVELHDSELRVDSEPGKGSVFSFWLPVVSTDEMKATESQYAEQIDKSNQVTAINQMRHSEAPDILAFQQTAAHAFVERRANILAIDDDPVNLRVLDRMLSSSHYQITTCTSPREALDLLFTEQWDLLIIDVMMPHMSGYELTQRVREHFSVSELPILLLTARSQSEDVYTGYLSGANDYVCKPVDGMELKYRVWSLTTLKQTVDERLRMEAAYLQAQIHPHFLFNTLSSIMALSDIDTEKMRKLGDAFTAFLHISFDFLNTGKQVALSHELELVQAYLYIEKERFGERLQVVWEVEPDIDLLIPPLTIQPLVENAINHGLLTRIEGGTLHIRIVRQKNATLFEVKDDGIGMEEETVRQILDLSKKERGGIGVSNTNRRLTQMYGKGLRITSNPGEGTTVSFVIPDRTQ from the coding sequence ATGCATACTATGATAAAGCGAAGCAACCATAATCGGAGTCATTCAAAAGCACTCATAAGTAAGTATCTTTTGATTCTTCTCTTGTTTTTAGCATTTCTACTAGGGCTTCGGATGTTCTGGTTTTCGTTTCATACGTTTCCAGAGCATCCGCCTGTAGTTCAAGGGGTTCTTGATATGCGCGGGTGGGACTTCGAAAATTCCCCGTCCATTTCACTGGATGGGGAATGGGAGTTTTTCCCTAATTCGTTCGTCACGCATGAAGAATTCAAACAATCATCCAATGACGAGCGGCAATATGTTCAAGTGCCTGGCGATTGGAGCAGCGCTTTTTCCAGGGACTCTCCGTCACCGTATGGCTATGGAACATACCGTTTACGGATCTTGGTCGATCAACCACTAAATCAGCCATACACCTTATGGGTTCCGCAAGTGGAGGCATCTTCTACCGTAGACGTTAACGGAGAGATCTTAGCCAGAGTTGGAGTGCCTGCGACAACAGCGGAAGCGTACACGCCGCAGAAGGCATCCTTCACGGTTACATACAATGCAGGTGATGCAAAGGTCATTGAAGTGCTTGTCCGAACGGCCAACTACCATAATCCAATCGAAGGGGGCATCATCAGATCGATTTACTTCGGGTCGCAGGCAGCTATTGACACCGAACGTTGGTATTCTATCGGCTTCCAGATGGCAACCTTCCTCATCTTGTTGCTTCATGGCTTGTATGCCGGCATCCTGTATGTGTTGAATGCCCGCTACAAAGAGTTTCTCGTGTTTTTGCTGTTGCTTTCCTGCGTGGGGATAAAAGTTGTGTCGGATTATGACAATCTACTGTTACTTTGGATCCCGATCGATTATACATGGTCGATCAAGGTAGAAGTGCTCGCCTACATATGGCAGCCTTTGCTGATGATTTTATTGGTGAGAAGTCTATCTGATCAGGGGGAGAAAGAAAACTCTAGGCCGTTTAGGGCGTATTTTTCCGTGCTCAGTCTTTATTCGGCAGTCATCGTGCTGGGAACGGCACAATGGGTGTATATATTAGCCGGAACGCCATTTTTAGTCATTATTTATTTCGGCCCGTTGCTATTGTTTATTTTCAGAATCAGCCGCATGCTCATCCAAAACAAGCATGATGCTGTATTCTGGCTCATTGCTGCAACGAGTATTTTTTCCAATGTCATATGGTCCGCAATCATGGAATATCAAATCATCGATATCAAGTACGTGTTTTATCCGCTCGACCTGATTGCTGCTCTTGTCAGCTTCTCTGCCTATTGGTTCAAGCGATTCTTTCGCAATGCAGAGGAAAAAGTAAAGCTAACGGAGCAATTGAAGGAAGCGGACAAGCTCAAAGACCAGTTTCTTGCCCATACCTCGCATGAACTGAGAACGCCATTGCACGGTATCATGAACATCGCCCAGACTGTCGTCAACAATGAAAAGCATATCATGGGTGGTCGGAGCACGCAGGATATGGAGCTCTTAATCACGATCAGTCGCAGAATGTCGCATTTACTGGATGATTTGCTAGATGTCGTGCGTTTGCAGGACAAGCATATCGTGTTGCAGAAGAAGCCATTGCATATTCAATCAGTTGTTTCTGGAATCATCGGCATGCTTACTTACATGGTAGAAGGCAAGCCTGTTCAACTGAAAATGGACATACCAGAGTCCATCCCGCCAATCTTGGCAGATGAGAAGCGGATAGTCCAGATTCTATTCAATCTTGTTCACAACGCACTGAAGTTCACGGAAGAAGGATCTGTCGTCGTTTCTGCTGAGAACGTAGACGGACAGGTGGCGATCTATGTATCCGATACAGGAATCGGGATGGATGAACAGACCAAGGCACGTATATTTTTGCCGTATGAGCAGGGAGCTCAAGCAACGAACGGTGGTGGAGGAATCGGCCTCGGTCTTGCTATTTGTACACAGCTGGTCGAGCTGCATGATAGCGAGCTGAGAGTCGACTCTGAACCGGGCAAAGGTTCGGTATTTAGCTTCTGGCTGCCCGTGGTTAGTACAGATGAGATGAAAGCAACAGAGAGCCAATATGCGGAGCAGATAGATAAGAGCAATCAAGTGACGGCTATCAACCAGATGAGGCATAGTGAAGCGCCAGATATCTTGGCTTTTCAGCAAACGGCTGCACATGCATTTGTAGAAAGAAGGGCGAATATATTAGCAATCGATGACGACCCGGTTAACTTAAGGGTGCTGGATCGAATGCTCTCATCCTCGCATTATCAAATCACTACGTGTACATCGCCAAGAGAGGCGCTCGATCTGCTTTTTACAGAGCAGTGGGATTTGCTTATCATCGATGTCATGATGCCGCATATGTCGGGCTATGAGCTGACGCAAAGGGTTAGAGAGCATTTCTCTGTTTCAGAGCTTCCGATCTTGCTCTTAACGGCGCGCAGCCAGTCTGAGGATGTATACACCGGGTATTTGTCTGGTGCGAATGACTATGTTTGCAAACCAGTAGATGGCATGGAGCTGAAATATCGCGTCTGGTCGTTGACGACACTCAAGCAAACCGTCGATGAACGACTTCGTATGGAGGCTGCCTACTTGCAGGCGCAGATTCACCCGCACTTCTTGTTCAACACACTTAGCTCGATTATGGCGTTGAGTGACATTGATACGGAGAAGATGCGTAAACTCGGAGATGCGTTTACCGCCTTCTTGCATATCAGCTTTGACTTTTTGAATACAGGAAAACAAGTTGCACTCTCCCATGAGCTGGAGCTCGTCCAAGCCTATCTTTACATTGAAAAGGAACGATTTGGCGAGCGGTTACAGGTCGTGTGGGAGGTTGAGCCTGATATCGATTTGTTGATCCCGCCACTGACCATTCAGCCGTTGGTGGAGAATGCAATCAACCATGGTCTTCTTACCCGAATAGAAGGGGGAACTCTCCATATCCGCATCGTCCGGCAAAAGAATGCCACTCTTTTTGAGGTGAAGGATGATGGTATAGGAATGGAGGAGGAGACTGTAAGGCAAATTCTCGATTTGTCTAAGAAGGAAAGAGGCGGAATCGGAGTGTCCAATACGAATCGGAGACTGACGCAAATGTACGGGAAGGGCTTGCGCATCACGAGCAATCCGGGAGAAGGAACAACGGTTTCCTTTGTCATACCGGATCGGACACAATAG